From Macaca fascicularis isolate 582-1 chromosome 14, T2T-MFA8v1.1, a single genomic window includes:
- the CNTF gene encoding ciliary neurotrophic factor, producing MAFAEHSPLTPHRRDLCSRSIWLARKIRSDLTALTESYVKHQGLNENINLDSVDGVPVASTDQWSELTEAERLQENLQAYRTFHVLLARLLEDQQVHFTPTKGDFHQAIHTLLLQVAAFAYQIEELMILLEYKIPRNEADGMPFSFGDGGLFEKKLWGLKVLQELSQWTVRSIHDLRVISSHQTGIPARGSHYIANNKNV from the exons ATGGCTTTCGCAGAGCATTCACCGCTGACCCCTCACCGTCGGGACCTCTGTAGCCGCTCTATCTGGCTAGCAAGGAAGATTCGTTCAGACCTGACTGCTCTTACGGAATCTTAT GTGAAGCATCAGGGCCTGAACGAGAACATCAACCTGGATTCTGTGGATGGGGTGCCAGTGGCAAGCACTGATCAGTGGAGTGAGCTGACCGAGGCAGAGCGACTCCAAGAGAACCTTCAAGCTTATCGTACCTTCCATgttttgttggccaggcttttaGAAGACCAGCAGGTGCATTTTACCCCAACCAAAGGTGACTTCCATCAAGCTATACATACCCTTCTTCTCCAAGTTGCTGCCTTTGCATACCAGATAGAGGAGTTAATGATACTCCTGGAATACAAGATTCCCCGCAATGAGGCTGATGGGATGCCTTTTAGTTTTGGAGATGGTGGTCTCTTTGAGAAGAAGCTGTGGGGCCTAAAGGTGCTGCAGGAGCTTTCACAGTGGACAGTGAGGTCCATCCATGACCTTCGTGTCATTTCTTCTCATCAGACTGGGATCCCAGCACGTGGGAGCCATTATATTGCTAACAACAAGAATGTGTAG